From Polynucleobacter sp. MWH-Braz-FAM2G, a single genomic window includes:
- the rnpA gene encoding ribonuclease P protein component — protein MNSARISELLKTRPKTSLYWGVYVAPSQEDAKPDLGVAVAKKLAKRAVDRNRLKRMIRELVWAAQAKTLNQDVVVKLKKPIGRETRGRLRKKEKEILRSQISGLI, from the coding sequence TTGAATAGCGCAAGAATTTCTGAACTACTGAAGACGCGTCCCAAGACAAGTTTGTATTGGGGTGTTTATGTAGCACCTTCCCAAGAGGATGCTAAGCCGGATCTTGGTGTTGCTGTAGCAAAGAAGTTGGCCAAAAGAGCGGTTGATCGAAACCGTCTAAAGCGGATGATTCGCGAATTAGTTTGGGCGGCTCAAGCCAAAACATTAAATCAAGATGTTGTGGTTAAGCTCAAAAAACCAATTGGACGCGAGACTCGGGGCAGACTCAGAAAAAAAGAAAAAGAAATTCTCCGCTCACAAATATCAGGATTAATTTAA
- the rpmH gene encoding 50S ribosomal protein L34: protein MKRTYQPSVVRRKRTHGFRVRMKTKSGRAVLNARRAKGRKRLAV from the coding sequence ATGAAAAGAACTTACCAACCCTCAGTAGTCCGTCGTAAACGTACACATGGCTTTCGCGTTCGTATGAAAACTAAAAGTGGACGTGCCGTTTTGAATGCTCGTCGTGCAAAAGGCCGTAAGCGTTTGGCTGTTTAA